The following coding sequences lie in one Paenibacillus durus ATCC 35681 genomic window:
- a CDS encoding GDSL-type esterase/lipase family protein, giving the protein MVYHYTAIGDSLTTGFGAMPGSGFVPVYRRMSEVSLRNFVAYTNLGINGLTTAELEQRVRYNPMFRQSLREADIITISIGGNDLIHAAKAAAGRANPPSSIFQAALKESRQHFAGIMGQIYHAKAGAGKPYIIRIVGLYNPYPQMAEASGWVRQFNRQMAQYNNRVCGFADIYGAFAGHERELLSIDNLHPNGKGYRIIAERLHNLGYGNLQ; this is encoded by the coding sequence ATGGTTTACCACTATACGGCGATCGGCGATTCGCTGACGACCGGATTCGGAGCGATGCCAGGCAGCGGCTTTGTTCCCGTATATAGGCGGATGTCGGAGGTTTCGCTTCGTAATTTTGTCGCCTATACGAATCTGGGGATTAACGGCTTGACTACAGCCGAACTGGAGCAGCGTGTCCGGTATAACCCAATGTTTCGCCAGTCGCTTCGCGAAGCGGATATTATCACGATTTCGATCGGGGGCAACGATTTGATCCATGCCGCCAAAGCGGCGGCTGGACGCGCTAACCCGCCATCTTCCATTTTCCAGGCTGCCCTGAAGGAATCCCGGCAGCATTTTGCCGGCATTATGGGGCAGATTTATCATGCAAAGGCCGGGGCGGGCAAGCCTTACATTATCCGGATCGTCGGATTATACAATCCGTATCCTCAGATGGCAGAGGCTTCGGGATGGGTGCGGCAGTTCAACCGCCAAATGGCTCAATATAATAACCGGGTATGCGGCTTTGCCGATATTTACGGAGCGTTTGCCGGACATGAGCGGGAACTGCTTTCTATCGATAATCTCCATCCTAACGGAAAAGGGTACCGTATCATTGCCGAGCGGCTGCATAACCTTGGATATGGCAATCTGCAGTGA
- the clpP gene encoding ATP-dependent Clp endopeptidase proteolytic subunit ClpP: MSYIPMVVEQSSRGERAYDIYSRLLKDRIIFLGTEVNDVVANSIIAQMLFLAAEDPEKDISLYINSPGGSITAGMAIFDTMQYIKPDVSTICVGLAASMGAFLLNAGAKGKRYALPNSEIMIHQPLGGAQGQATDIEIRARRILKMRDKLNRILAERTGQPLERIEKDTDRDYFMSAADAAEYGLVDKVIEKPQSVSV, encoded by the coding sequence GTGAGTTATATTCCTATGGTCGTAGAACAAAGCAGTCGAGGCGAGCGGGCTTATGACATCTACTCCCGCCTGTTGAAGGACCGCATCATTTTCCTTGGAACTGAGGTTAATGACGTGGTAGCCAATTCCATCATCGCACAAATGCTCTTCCTGGCCGCCGAGGACCCGGAAAAAGATATTTCTTTATACATTAACAGCCCAGGCGGGTCCATCACTGCCGGCATGGCGATTTTTGATACGATGCAGTACATCAAGCCGGATGTCTCCACGATCTGCGTCGGACTTGCCGCTTCCATGGGCGCCTTCCTGCTTAACGCCGGAGCGAAGGGCAAGCGCTATGCGCTGCCGAACAGCGAAATTATGATTCACCAGCCGCTGGGCGGTGCTCAAGGGCAGGCTACGGATATTGAAATTCGTGCCCGCCGCATCCTGAAAATGCGCGATAAGCTGAACCGTATTTTGGCAGAACGCACCGGTCAGCCGCTTGAGCGCATCGAGAAGGACACAGACCGTGACTACTTCATGAGTGCCGCGGATGCCGCCGAATACGGCCTTGTTGATAAAGTTATCGAAAAGCCGCAGTCTGTCAGCGTGTAA
- a CDS encoding sugar-binding transcriptional regulator gives MRDLLEIQKQLLPDLMETLKRRYTILHQIQLSDIIGRRTLAASLDMTERVLRAETDLLKLQGLIEIESVGMRISDTGRKLLDLLEPVAKSLFGLDDLEEKIRLRYGLKKVIVVPGDCEVSTFAKRELGRAGAKALLSVLHADDTVAVTGGSTLYELAEQMTSPLSVSYRDALIVPARGGLGESVEFQANTIASTMAKRIGAHYRLLHVPDLLSEEAYQSLAHEPNISEIVQIIRRSRIIVHGIGDALEMTRRRRLSEGTVAKIKDAGAVAESFGHYFNEQGEVVHSMLTMGLRLEDIVRTEIVIGIAGGKRKAKAIHAVLRFGQEDILVIDEAAAAEIVKQIDEQNAAATQSSHYDEH, from the coding sequence ATGCGTGACCTATTAGAAATCCAAAAGCAGCTTCTGCCTGATCTCATGGAAACCCTCAAACGACGGTATACGATTCTTCATCAGATCCAGTTATCCGATATTATCGGCCGCAGAACACTCGCCGCATCGCTTGATATGACCGAACGGGTGCTGCGCGCGGAAACGGATCTGCTGAAATTGCAGGGGCTCATCGAGATCGAGAGTGTCGGCATGCGAATCAGCGATACCGGAAGGAAACTGCTTGACTTGCTTGAGCCTGTGGCCAAGAGCCTGTTTGGCTTGGATGATCTGGAAGAGAAAATTCGTTTGCGTTACGGTTTGAAGAAAGTCATCGTGGTTCCGGGCGATTGCGAAGTATCGACATTTGCCAAGAGAGAGCTTGGGAGGGCCGGGGCGAAAGCGCTTCTCAGCGTACTGCATGCAGATGATACGGTTGCCGTCACCGGCGGCTCGACGCTGTACGAATTGGCCGAGCAGATGACCTCTCCTCTATCTGTATCCTACCGGGATGCCTTGATTGTGCCAGCTCGCGGGGGCCTTGGAGAGAGCGTTGAATTTCAGGCTAATACTATTGCTTCGACGATGGCCAAACGGATTGGAGCTCACTATAGGTTGCTGCATGTGCCCGATTTGCTCAGTGAGGAAGCCTATCAGTCTCTGGCCCATGAACCGAACATTTCAGAAATCGTACAGATTATCCGCCGTTCGAGAATTATCGTGCATGGTATCGGTGATGCCTTGGAAATGACCCGCCGCCGGAGACTAAGCGAGGGGACTGTGGCCAAGATTAAGGACGCCGGCGCTGTTGCCGAATCCTTCGGTCACTACTTTAACGAGCAGGGCGAAGTGGTGCATTCCATGCTGACGATGGGGCTGCGCCTCGAGGATATCGTGCGGACGGAAATTGTAATCGGCATAGCCGGAGGCAAGCGGAAGGCCAAAGCCATTCACGCTGTGCTACGGTTCGGCCAGGAGGACATACTTGTCATAGACGAAGCCGCCGCGGCTGAAATCGTCAAGCAAATTGATGAACAGAACGCCGCAGCCACGCAATCTTCGCACTATGACGAGCACTAG
- the gap gene encoding type I glyceraldehyde-3-phosphate dehydrogenase yields the protein MTVKVGINGFGRIGRLAFRRIQDVEGIEVVAINDLTDAKMLAHLLKYDTSQGKFQGDVEVHDGFFKVNGQEVKVLANRNPEELPWGDLGVDIVLECTGFFTSKEKAELHLKGGAKKVVISAPATGDMKTVVYNVNHDILDGSETVISGASCTTNCLAPMAKVLNDKFGIVEGLMTTIHAYTGDQNTLDAPHAKGDFRRARAAAENIVPNTTGAAKAIGLVIPELKGKLDGAAQRVPVPTGSLTELVTVLGKTVTADEINAAMKEASDPETYGYTEDEIVSSDIKGLTFGSLFDATQTKVITVGDKQLVKTVAWYDNEMSYTAQLVRTLEHFAKLAK from the coding sequence ATGACTGTAAAAGTAGGTATTAACGGATTTGGACGTATTGGCCGCCTCGCATTCCGCCGTATTCAAGACGTGGAAGGAATCGAAGTTGTAGCGATCAATGACCTTACCGATGCCAAGATGCTGGCGCACTTGTTGAAATATGATACATCGCAAGGTAAATTCCAAGGCGACGTGGAAGTTCACGACGGATTCTTCAAAGTGAACGGCCAAGAAGTTAAGGTTCTGGCTAACCGCAACCCTGAAGAACTGCCTTGGGGCGACCTGGGCGTAGATATCGTTCTGGAGTGCACAGGCTTCTTCACTTCCAAAGAAAAAGCTGAGCTTCACCTGAAAGGCGGAGCGAAAAAAGTCGTTATCTCCGCTCCGGCTACAGGCGACATGAAGACTGTCGTTTACAACGTTAACCACGACATTCTCGACGGCTCCGAAACCGTTATTTCCGGCGCTTCCTGCACAACAAACTGCCTGGCTCCAATGGCTAAAGTCCTGAACGACAAGTTCGGCATTGTTGAAGGCCTGATGACTACAATTCACGCTTACACTGGCGACCAAAACACGCTGGACGCTCCGCATGCTAAAGGCGACTTCAGACGCGCCCGCGCTGCTGCTGAGAACATCGTTCCTAACACGACTGGCGCTGCCAAAGCAATCGGCCTGGTTATTCCTGAGCTGAAAGGCAAACTCGACGGTGCCGCTCAACGCGTACCGGTGCCTACTGGCTCCCTGACCGAGCTGGTTACAGTTCTGGGAAAAACTGTAACTGCTGACGAAATCAACGCAGCAATGAAAGAAGCTTCCGATCCAGAAACTTACGGATACACTGAAGACGAAATCGTATCCTCCGATATCAAAGGTCTGACTTTCGGATCCCTGTTCGACGCTACACAAACCAAAGTAATTACTGTTGGCGACAAACAGCTCGTTAAGACTGTTGCTTGGTATGACAATGAAATGTCCTACACCGCTCAACTCGTTCGTACGCTCGAACACTTCGCAAAACTGGCTAAATAA
- a CDS encoding phosphoglycerate kinase, protein MNKKSVRDVEVTGKRVFVRVDFNVPLEDGKITDDTRIRETLPTVKYLIENGAKIILASHMGRPKGQFVDSMRLTPAAERLSQLLGKPVAKADEAVGDAVKAKIAELKDGDVLVLENVRFYPGEEKNDPELAKQFAELADLFVNDAFGAAHRAHASTEGIAHYLPAVSGLLMEKELRVLGKALSNPERPFTAIIGGSKVKDKIDVIDNLLTLADNVLIGGGLSYTFSKAQGYEVGKSLLDEEKIDTALGFIEKAKKLGKNFLLPVDAVVADKFGADANTKTVDISEIPADWMGLDIGPKTAALYADVIKNSKLVVWNGPMGVFEIDIFAEGTKAVAEACAKTEGYTVIGGGDSAAAAEKFKLADQMDHISTGGGASLEFMEGKALPGVVALNDK, encoded by the coding sequence ATGAACAAAAAGAGTGTCCGTGATGTAGAAGTAACAGGCAAACGCGTATTCGTCCGCGTGGATTTCAACGTGCCGCTCGAAGACGGCAAAATTACCGACGATACGCGTATTCGCGAAACGCTTCCTACAGTTAAATATTTGATCGAGAATGGAGCCAAAATTATTCTGGCGAGCCATATGGGCCGTCCGAAAGGCCAATTTGTCGACTCCATGCGGCTGACTCCAGCTGCAGAGCGCCTGTCCCAGCTGCTCGGCAAACCGGTTGCCAAAGCGGACGAAGCGGTTGGCGACGCGGTAAAAGCAAAAATTGCCGAACTGAAAGACGGCGACGTTCTGGTGCTTGAGAATGTCCGTTTCTACCCGGGCGAAGAGAAGAACGATCCGGAGCTTGCGAAGCAGTTCGCCGAGCTGGCCGATCTGTTCGTCAACGACGCATTCGGCGCGGCGCACCGTGCGCATGCTTCGACTGAAGGCATCGCTCATTACCTGCCGGCTGTATCCGGACTTTTGATGGAGAAGGAATTAAGAGTATTGGGTAAAGCCCTCTCCAATCCGGAGCGTCCGTTCACCGCGATCATCGGCGGTTCGAAGGTTAAGGATAAGATCGATGTTATCGACAACCTGCTGACTCTGGCAGACAACGTGCTGATCGGCGGAGGCTTGTCTTACACGTTCTCCAAAGCTCAAGGCTACGAAGTCGGAAAATCCCTGCTCGACGAAGAAAAAATCGATACCGCTCTTGGCTTTATCGAAAAAGCAAAAAAACTTGGTAAGAACTTCCTGCTGCCGGTTGACGCTGTGGTAGCTGACAAATTCGGTGCCGATGCCAACACCAAGACCGTTGATATTTCCGAAATTCCAGCCGACTGGATGGGACTGGATATTGGTCCGAAGACTGCCGCGTTGTATGCTGACGTGATCAAGAACTCCAAACTGGTTGTTTGGAACGGACCTATGGGCGTATTTGAAATCGACATTTTCGCCGAAGGCACCAAAGCGGTGGCTGAAGCTTGCGCGAAAACTGAAGGATATACCGTTATCGGTGGCGGCGACTCCGCTGCAGCAGCCGAAAAATTCAAGCTGGCCGACCAAATGGACCACATCTCCACTGGTGGCGGAGCATCGCTTGAATTCATGGAAGGCAAAGCTCTTCCTGGCGTAGTGGCGCTGAACGACAAGTAA
- the tpiA gene encoding triose-phosphate isomerase, with protein sequence MSRTPIIAGNWKMFKTVPEAEGFFAEVKGKAEVDGVETVICAPFTNLPALTKAAQGTSIKIGAQNLHFEDNGAYTGEISGVMLKDLGVDYVILGHSERRAYFGETDEIVNKKMHAAFRHGITPIVCVGEKLEEREADQTKEVCKVQTEGAFQGLSAEQAAQTVIAYEPIWAIGTGKSSTSADANEVIAYIRSLIKDLYDEATAEAIRIQYGGSVKPENVTEYMGQSDIDGALVGGASLQPGSFVQLVEGAK encoded by the coding sequence ATGAGTAGAACACCAATTATTGCCGGCAACTGGAAGATGTTCAAGACTGTTCCGGAAGCCGAAGGCTTTTTCGCCGAAGTTAAAGGCAAGGCTGAAGTGGATGGCGTGGAAACGGTAATCTGCGCTCCATTCACCAATCTGCCGGCTCTGACAAAGGCCGCTCAAGGCACAAGCATCAAAATCGGCGCACAGAACCTGCACTTCGAGGACAACGGCGCTTATACGGGTGAAATCAGCGGTGTTATGCTGAAGGATCTCGGTGTAGATTATGTCATTCTCGGCCACTCCGAGCGCCGCGCTTATTTCGGCGAAACGGATGAAATCGTGAACAAGAAGATGCACGCGGCATTCCGCCACGGCATCACTCCAATCGTATGCGTAGGCGAGAAGCTCGAAGAGCGTGAAGCCGACCAAACGAAAGAAGTTTGCAAAGTGCAAACTGAAGGCGCGTTCCAAGGTCTTAGCGCGGAGCAGGCAGCTCAAACCGTTATCGCCTATGAGCCAATCTGGGCTATCGGTACCGGCAAATCCTCCACTTCGGCTGATGCCAATGAGGTTATCGCTTACATCCGCAGCCTGATCAAGGACTTGTATGACGAAGCGACTGCCGAAGCTATCCGCATTCAATATGGCGGAAGCGTTAAGCCGGAGAACGTTACCGAATATATGGGCCAAAGCGACATCGACGGTGCTCTCGTCGGCGGCGCAAGCCTGCAGCCGGGTTCCTTCGTTCAACTTGTTGAGGGGGCGAAGTAA